The Doryrhamphus excisus isolate RoL2022-K1 chromosome 1, RoL_Dexc_1.0, whole genome shotgun sequence genome includes a window with the following:
- the LOC131128395 gene encoding tripartite motif-containing protein 67 isoform X3 translates to MEEELKCPVCGSVFKEPILLPCSHNVCLACARSISVHTPDGEPPAQQSRASASSDYDYLLDVDKMSLYSETDSGYGSYTPCQLKSPNGVRVFPSSASAAAQRLCSLTCPLCHRSVSLDERGLRGLPRNRLLEAIVARYQQHRAASASASSTASASSSGAPKCQLCDRNPVDAAVMCEQCDVFYCNACQQRCHPSRGPLAKHRLVPPPAHRPGRAASAAAGQPPVTARKPATCVEHEAENFVMYCCGCRAPVCAKCLEDGRHAKHDVKPLALMWKQHKCQLSQALNGVSDKAKDAKEFLVQLKNMLQQIQESGVEFEACLVAQCDSLIEALTRQKAKLLTKVTKEKEYKLKVARDQISHCTMKLRQTTGMMEFCLEVLKENDPSGFLQISDALIKRVMSSQDQWVKGNLEAKVGPEFHLTLSTDSLLQTILQLDFCQGKDVQDTPLLAAAGSAEADTDTESPGVESGPSVPPAPLLQLEKCCSRNNSATLAWRVTAAQANPIEGYILELDDGNGGQYREVYVGKETVCTVDGLHFNSSYNTRVKAYNAIGVGPYSKTVVLRTSDVAWFAFDPTSAHRDIVLSNENQTVSCNSYDDRVVLGTAAFSKGVHYWEVCIDRYDNHPDPAFGIARINTMKDMMLGKDDKAWAMYVDNNRSWFMHNNSHTNRAEGGITKGSTVGVLLDLTKHTLTFFINKQQHGPTAFESLDGVFMPAVSLNRNVQVTLSTGLEVPKNCTQ, encoded by the exons atggaggAAGAGTTAAAATGTCCCGTGTGCGGGTCCGTGTTCAAGGAGCCCATCCTGCTGCCTTGCTCGCACAACGTGTGTCTGGCGTGTGCCCGCAGCATCAGCGTGCACACCCCGGACGGCGAGCCCCCGGCGCAGCAGAGCCGAGCCTCGGCCAGCTCGGACTACGACTACCTGCTGGACGTGGACAAGATGAGCCTGTACAGCGAGACGGACAGCGGCTACGGTTCGTACACGCCCTGCCAGCTCAAGTCGCCCAACGGCGTCCGGGTGTTCCCTTCTTCCGCTTCCGCCGCCGCGCAGCGCCTCTGCTCGCTCACCTGCCCGCTGTGCCACCGCAGCGTCTCGCTGGACGAGCGCGGGCTGCGGGGCTTGCCTCGGAACCGGCTCCTGGAGGCCATCGTGGCGCGGTACCAGCAGCACCGAGCCGCGTCCGCGTCCGCGTCCTCGACCGCGTCCGCGTCCTCCTCCGGGGCCCCCAAGTGTCAGCTGTGTGACCGCAACCCGGTGGACGCGGCGGTCATGTGCGAGCAGTGCGACGTCTTCTACTGCAACGCCTGCCAGCAGCGGTGCCACCCGTCCCGCGGCCCGCTCGCCAAGCACCGCCTCGTACCGCCGCCGGCTCACAGGCCCGGTCGGGCGGCCTCCGCGGCGGCCGGCCAGCCCCCGGTCACCGCTCGCAAGCCGGCGACTTGCGTGGAGCACGAAGCGGAGAACTTCGTCATGTACTGCTGCGGCTGCAGGGCTCCGGTGTGCGCCAAGTGCTTGGAGGACGGGAGGCACGCCAAACACGACGTCAAGCCGCTGGCCCTCATGTGGAAGCAACACAAG TGTCAGCTGTCGCAGGCCCTCAACGGCGTCTCGGACAAAGCCAAAGATGCCAAAGAGTTCCTGGTCCAGCTGAAGAACATGCTGCAGCAGATCCAG gAGAGCGGCGTGGAGTTTGAAGCCTGCCTGGTGGCTCAGTGCGACTCGCTGATCGAGGCGCTGACGCGTCAGAAAGCCAAACTCCTCACCAAAGTCACCAAGGAGAAGGAGTACAAACTCAAG GTGGCACGTGACCAGATCAGCCACTGCACCATGAAGCTGCGCCAGACCACGGGCATGATGGAGTTCTGCCTGGAGGTGCTGAAGGAGAACGACCCCAGCGGCTTCCTCCAG ATCTCTGACGCCCTCATCAAGCGTGTGATGTCGTCTCAGGACCAGTGGGTCAAAGGTAACCTGGAAGCCAAGGTGGGCCCTGAGTTCCATCTCACCCTCAGCACCGACTCGCTGCTCCAGACCATCCTGCAGCTGGACTTCTGCCAGGGCAAAG ATGTGCAGGACACGCCCTTATTGGCAGCAGCAGGCAGTGCTGAGGCCGACACCGACACGGAGAGTCCAGGAG TGGAGAGCGGGCCCTCCGTGCCGCCGGCCCCCCTCCTGCAGCTGGAGAAGTGCTGCAGCAGGAACAACAGCGCCACCCTGGCCTGGAGGGTAACTGCGGCTCAAGCCAACCCCATCGAAGGCTACATCCTGGAGCTGGACGACGGCAACGGGGGACAGTACAGG GAGGTTTACGTGGGGAAGGAAACGGTGTGCACGGTGGATGGACTCCACTTCAACAGCTCCTACAACACCAGAGTGAAGGCCTACAACGCCATCGGGGTGGGACCCTACAGCAAGACGGTGGTGCTGAGGACGTCTGACG TGGCTTGGTTCGCCTTCGATCCCACCTCAGCTCACAGGGACATTGTGCTGTCCAACGAGAACCAGACGGTGTCCTGTAACAGCTATGACGATCGCGTGGTGCTGGGGACCGCCGCCTTCTCCAAG GGTGTCCACTACTGGGAGGTGTGTATCGACCGCTACGACAACCACCCAGACCCCGCCTTTGGCATCGCCAGGATCAACACCATGAAGGACATGATGCTGGGCAAGGACGACAAGGCCTGGGCCATGTATGTGGACAACAACCGCTCCTGGTTCATGCACAACAACTCGCATACCAACAG GGCAGAGGGAGGCATCACTAAGGGCTCAACCGTGGGCGTCCTCCTGGACCTCACCAAGCACACACTGACCTTCTTCATCAACAAGCAACAACACGGGCCGACTGCCTTCGAGAGCCTGGACGGGGTCTTCATGCCCGCCGTCAGCCTCAACAGAAACGTGCAG GTGACCTTATCAACGGGTCTGGAGGTGCCCAAAAACTGCACACAATAG
- the LOC131128395 gene encoding tripartite motif-containing protein 67 isoform X2 gives MEEELKCPVCGSVFKEPILLPCSHNVCLACARSISVHTPDGEPPAQQSRASASSDYDYLLDVDKMSLYSETDSGYGSYTPCQLKSPNGVRVFPSSASAAAQRLCSLTCPLCHRSVSLDERGLRGLPRNRLLEAIVARYQQHRAASASASSTASASSSGAPKCQLCDRNPVDAAVMCEQCDVFYCNACQQRCHPSRGPLAKHRLVPPPAHRPGRAASAAAGQPPVTARKPATCVEHEAENFVMYCCGCRAPVCAKCLEDGRHAKHDVKPLALMWKQHKCQLSQALNGVSDKAKDAKEFLVQLKNMLQQIQVARDQISHCTMKLRQTTGMMEFCLEVLKENDPSGFLQISDALIKRVMSSQDQWVKGNLEAKVGPEFHLTLSTDSLLQTILQLDFCQGKDVQDTPLLAAAGSAEADTDTESPGVESGPSVPPAPLLQLEKCCSRNNSATLAWRVTAAQANPIEGYILELDDGNGGQYREVYVGKETVCTVDGLHFNSSYNTRVKAYNAIGVGPYSKTVVLRTSDVAWFAFDPTSAHRDIVLSNENQTVSCNSYDDRVVLGTAAFSKGVHYWEVCIDRYDNHPDPAFGIARINTMKDMMLGKDDKAWAMYVDNNRSWFMHNNSHTNRAEGGITKGSTVGVLLDLTKHTLTFFINKQQHGPTAFESLDGVFMPAVSLNRNVQVTLSTGLEVPKNCTQ, from the exons atggaggAAGAGTTAAAATGTCCCGTGTGCGGGTCCGTGTTCAAGGAGCCCATCCTGCTGCCTTGCTCGCACAACGTGTGTCTGGCGTGTGCCCGCAGCATCAGCGTGCACACCCCGGACGGCGAGCCCCCGGCGCAGCAGAGCCGAGCCTCGGCCAGCTCGGACTACGACTACCTGCTGGACGTGGACAAGATGAGCCTGTACAGCGAGACGGACAGCGGCTACGGTTCGTACACGCCCTGCCAGCTCAAGTCGCCCAACGGCGTCCGGGTGTTCCCTTCTTCCGCTTCCGCCGCCGCGCAGCGCCTCTGCTCGCTCACCTGCCCGCTGTGCCACCGCAGCGTCTCGCTGGACGAGCGCGGGCTGCGGGGCTTGCCTCGGAACCGGCTCCTGGAGGCCATCGTGGCGCGGTACCAGCAGCACCGAGCCGCGTCCGCGTCCGCGTCCTCGACCGCGTCCGCGTCCTCCTCCGGGGCCCCCAAGTGTCAGCTGTGTGACCGCAACCCGGTGGACGCGGCGGTCATGTGCGAGCAGTGCGACGTCTTCTACTGCAACGCCTGCCAGCAGCGGTGCCACCCGTCCCGCGGCCCGCTCGCCAAGCACCGCCTCGTACCGCCGCCGGCTCACAGGCCCGGTCGGGCGGCCTCCGCGGCGGCCGGCCAGCCCCCGGTCACCGCTCGCAAGCCGGCGACTTGCGTGGAGCACGAAGCGGAGAACTTCGTCATGTACTGCTGCGGCTGCAGGGCTCCGGTGTGCGCCAAGTGCTTGGAGGACGGGAGGCACGCCAAACACGACGTCAAGCCGCTGGCCCTCATGTGGAAGCAACACAAG TGTCAGCTGTCGCAGGCCCTCAACGGCGTCTCGGACAAAGCCAAAGATGCCAAAGAGTTCCTGGTCCAGCTGAAGAACATGCTGCAGCAGATCCAG GTGGCACGTGACCAGATCAGCCACTGCACCATGAAGCTGCGCCAGACCACGGGCATGATGGAGTTCTGCCTGGAGGTGCTGAAGGAGAACGACCCCAGCGGCTTCCTCCAG ATCTCTGACGCCCTCATCAAGCGTGTGATGTCGTCTCAGGACCAGTGGGTCAAAGGTAACCTGGAAGCCAAGGTGGGCCCTGAGTTCCATCTCACCCTCAGCACCGACTCGCTGCTCCAGACCATCCTGCAGCTGGACTTCTGCCAGGGCAAAG ATGTGCAGGACACGCCCTTATTGGCAGCAGCAGGCAGTGCTGAGGCCGACACCGACACGGAGAGTCCAGGAG TGGAGAGCGGGCCCTCCGTGCCGCCGGCCCCCCTCCTGCAGCTGGAGAAGTGCTGCAGCAGGAACAACAGCGCCACCCTGGCCTGGAGGGTAACTGCGGCTCAAGCCAACCCCATCGAAGGCTACATCCTGGAGCTGGACGACGGCAACGGGGGACAGTACAGG GAGGTTTACGTGGGGAAGGAAACGGTGTGCACGGTGGATGGACTCCACTTCAACAGCTCCTACAACACCAGAGTGAAGGCCTACAACGCCATCGGGGTGGGACCCTACAGCAAGACGGTGGTGCTGAGGACGTCTGACG TGGCTTGGTTCGCCTTCGATCCCACCTCAGCTCACAGGGACATTGTGCTGTCCAACGAGAACCAGACGGTGTCCTGTAACAGCTATGACGATCGCGTGGTGCTGGGGACCGCCGCCTTCTCCAAG GGTGTCCACTACTGGGAGGTGTGTATCGACCGCTACGACAACCACCCAGACCCCGCCTTTGGCATCGCCAGGATCAACACCATGAAGGACATGATGCTGGGCAAGGACGACAAGGCCTGGGCCATGTATGTGGACAACAACCGCTCCTGGTTCATGCACAACAACTCGCATACCAACAG GGCAGAGGGAGGCATCACTAAGGGCTCAACCGTGGGCGTCCTCCTGGACCTCACCAAGCACACACTGACCTTCTTCATCAACAAGCAACAACACGGGCCGACTGCCTTCGAGAGCCTGGACGGGGTCTTCATGCCCGCCGTCAGCCTCAACAGAAACGTGCAG GTGACCTTATCAACGGGTCTGGAGGTGCCCAAAAACTGCACACAATAG
- the LOC131128395 gene encoding tripartite motif-containing protein 67 isoform X1 → MEEELKCPVCGSVFKEPILLPCSHNVCLACARSISVHTPDGEPPAQQSRASASSDYDYLLDVDKMSLYSETDSGYGSYTPCQLKSPNGVRVFPSSASAAAQRLCSLTCPLCHRSVSLDERGLRGLPRNRLLEAIVARYQQHRAASASASSTASASSSGAPKCQLCDRNPVDAAVMCEQCDVFYCNACQQRCHPSRGPLAKHRLVPPPAHRPGRAASAAAGQPPVTARKPATCVEHEAENFVMYCCGCRAPVCAKCLEDGRHAKHDVKPLALMWKQHKCQLSQALNGVSDKAKDAKEFLVQLKNMLQQIQESGVEFEACLVAQCDSLIEALTRQKAKLLTKVTKEKEYKLKVARDQISHCTMKLRQTTGMMEFCLEVLKENDPSGFLQISDALIKRVMSSQDQWVKGNLEAKVGPEFHLTLSTDSLLQTILQLDFCQGKVESGPSVPPAPLLQLEKCCSRNNSATLAWRVTAAQANPIEGYILELDDGNGGQYREVYVGKETVCTVDGLHFNSSYNTRVKAYNAIGVGPYSKTVVLRTSDVAWFAFDPTSAHRDIVLSNENQTVSCNSYDDRVVLGTAAFSKGVHYWEVCIDRYDNHPDPAFGIARINTMKDMMLGKDDKAWAMYVDNNRSWFMHNNSHTNRAEGGITKGSTVGVLLDLTKHTLTFFINKQQHGPTAFESLDGVFMPAVSLNRNVQVTLSTGLEVPKNCTQ, encoded by the exons atggaggAAGAGTTAAAATGTCCCGTGTGCGGGTCCGTGTTCAAGGAGCCCATCCTGCTGCCTTGCTCGCACAACGTGTGTCTGGCGTGTGCCCGCAGCATCAGCGTGCACACCCCGGACGGCGAGCCCCCGGCGCAGCAGAGCCGAGCCTCGGCCAGCTCGGACTACGACTACCTGCTGGACGTGGACAAGATGAGCCTGTACAGCGAGACGGACAGCGGCTACGGTTCGTACACGCCCTGCCAGCTCAAGTCGCCCAACGGCGTCCGGGTGTTCCCTTCTTCCGCTTCCGCCGCCGCGCAGCGCCTCTGCTCGCTCACCTGCCCGCTGTGCCACCGCAGCGTCTCGCTGGACGAGCGCGGGCTGCGGGGCTTGCCTCGGAACCGGCTCCTGGAGGCCATCGTGGCGCGGTACCAGCAGCACCGAGCCGCGTCCGCGTCCGCGTCCTCGACCGCGTCCGCGTCCTCCTCCGGGGCCCCCAAGTGTCAGCTGTGTGACCGCAACCCGGTGGACGCGGCGGTCATGTGCGAGCAGTGCGACGTCTTCTACTGCAACGCCTGCCAGCAGCGGTGCCACCCGTCCCGCGGCCCGCTCGCCAAGCACCGCCTCGTACCGCCGCCGGCTCACAGGCCCGGTCGGGCGGCCTCCGCGGCGGCCGGCCAGCCCCCGGTCACCGCTCGCAAGCCGGCGACTTGCGTGGAGCACGAAGCGGAGAACTTCGTCATGTACTGCTGCGGCTGCAGGGCTCCGGTGTGCGCCAAGTGCTTGGAGGACGGGAGGCACGCCAAACACGACGTCAAGCCGCTGGCCCTCATGTGGAAGCAACACAAG TGTCAGCTGTCGCAGGCCCTCAACGGCGTCTCGGACAAAGCCAAAGATGCCAAAGAGTTCCTGGTCCAGCTGAAGAACATGCTGCAGCAGATCCAG gAGAGCGGCGTGGAGTTTGAAGCCTGCCTGGTGGCTCAGTGCGACTCGCTGATCGAGGCGCTGACGCGTCAGAAAGCCAAACTCCTCACCAAAGTCACCAAGGAGAAGGAGTACAAACTCAAG GTGGCACGTGACCAGATCAGCCACTGCACCATGAAGCTGCGCCAGACCACGGGCATGATGGAGTTCTGCCTGGAGGTGCTGAAGGAGAACGACCCCAGCGGCTTCCTCCAG ATCTCTGACGCCCTCATCAAGCGTGTGATGTCGTCTCAGGACCAGTGGGTCAAAGGTAACCTGGAAGCCAAGGTGGGCCCTGAGTTCCATCTCACCCTCAGCACCGACTCGCTGCTCCAGACCATCCTGCAGCTGGACTTCTGCCAGGGCAAAG TGGAGAGCGGGCCCTCCGTGCCGCCGGCCCCCCTCCTGCAGCTGGAGAAGTGCTGCAGCAGGAACAACAGCGCCACCCTGGCCTGGAGGGTAACTGCGGCTCAAGCCAACCCCATCGAAGGCTACATCCTGGAGCTGGACGACGGCAACGGGGGACAGTACAGG GAGGTTTACGTGGGGAAGGAAACGGTGTGCACGGTGGATGGACTCCACTTCAACAGCTCCTACAACACCAGAGTGAAGGCCTACAACGCCATCGGGGTGGGACCCTACAGCAAGACGGTGGTGCTGAGGACGTCTGACG TGGCTTGGTTCGCCTTCGATCCCACCTCAGCTCACAGGGACATTGTGCTGTCCAACGAGAACCAGACGGTGTCCTGTAACAGCTATGACGATCGCGTGGTGCTGGGGACCGCCGCCTTCTCCAAG GGTGTCCACTACTGGGAGGTGTGTATCGACCGCTACGACAACCACCCAGACCCCGCCTTTGGCATCGCCAGGATCAACACCATGAAGGACATGATGCTGGGCAAGGACGACAAGGCCTGGGCCATGTATGTGGACAACAACCGCTCCTGGTTCATGCACAACAACTCGCATACCAACAG GGCAGAGGGAGGCATCACTAAGGGCTCAACCGTGGGCGTCCTCCTGGACCTCACCAAGCACACACTGACCTTCTTCATCAACAAGCAACAACACGGGCCGACTGCCTTCGAGAGCCTGGACGGGGTCTTCATGCCCGCCGTCAGCCTCAACAGAAACGTGCAG GTGACCTTATCAACGGGTCTGGAGGTGCCCAAAAACTGCACACAATAG
- the exoc8 gene encoding exocyst complex component 8: MSETGSRLRRLLESPNFDPQNYVKQLSQQSDGDRDLQEHRQKIQNLADETAQNLKKNVYKNYRQFIETAKEISYLESEMYQLSHILTEQKSIMESVTQALLSTDKDETSKEMQAAFPKETEEVKQRTLTSLLEKVEGGKNIMDTPGRHLVYNGDLVEYDVDNMSPIQKVHVFLMNDCLLIATWLPNRRGAVKYKYNALYELESFAVVNVKDNPPMKDMFKILMFPDSRIFQTENSKIKKEWLEILDVTKKNKATKDRRKKEEEVPTSPVRAEVSTNPFDEDDGEQADAGENVDLSPEWIQELPEDLDVCIAQRDFEGAVDLLDKLHEYLKDQPVTQKVKELRNKVDERVRQLTEVLVFELSPDRSLRGGPKATRRAVSQLIRLGQSTKACELFLKNRAVAVQTAIRQLRIEGATLLYIHKLCNIFFTSLLETAKEFEMDFAGNTGCYSAFVVWSRSAMRMFVDAFSKQVFDSKESLSTAAECVKVAKEHCQQLTEIGLDLTFTLQSLLVKDVTAALLGYKDIIVEATKHRNSEEMWRKMNLMTPEALAKLKDEMRTSGMSTFDMYTGDDCWVNLSYTVVAFTKQMLSFLEEGLRLYIPELHMVLLESLREIILVAVQHVDYSLRCEQDPEKKAFIVLNAAFLHDTVLPEVERRFEEGVGKPAKQLQDLRKSTRPVRINPESTTSLV; encoded by the exons ATGTCGGAAACCGGAAGTCGATTGCGAAGGCTGCTCGAGTCGCCCAATTTCGACCCGCAGAACTACGTGAAGCAGCTGTCCCAGCAGTCCGATGGCGACCGAGACCTGCAGGAGCATCGGCAGAAAATCCAAAACCTGGCCGACGAAACGGCCCAAAACCTGAAGAAAAACGTCTACAAGAACTACAGGCAGTTCATCGAGACGGCCAAGGAGATTTCGTACCTGGAGAGCGAGATGTACCAGCTGAGCCACATCCTGACGGAGCAGAAGAGCATCATGGAGAGCGTCACGCAGGCCCTCCTGTCCACGGACAAGGACGAAACGTCCAAGGAGATGCAGGCTGCGTTCCCCAAAGAAACCGAGGAAGTGAAGCAGAGGACCCTGACGTCACTGTTGGAGAAAGTGGAGGGCGGTAAAAACATCATGGACACCCCCGGAAGGCACCTGGTGTACAACGGCGACCTGGTGGAGTACGACGTGGACAACATGTCCCCCATCCAGAAGGTGCACGTCTTTCTAATGAACGACTGCCTGCTGATCGCCACCTGGCTGCCCAATCGGCGCGGCGCGgtcaagtacaagtacaacgCCCTGTACGAGCTGGAGAGCTTTGCCGTGGTCAACGTGAAGGACAACCCTCCCATGAAGGACATGTTCAAGATCCTCATGTTCCCAGACAGCCGTATCTTCCAGACGGAGAACAGCAAGATCAAGAAGGAGTGGCTGGAGATCCTGGACGTAACCAAGAAGAACAAAGCTACCAAGGACAGACgcaagaaggaggaggaggtcccGACGTCCCCCGTCAGGGCCGAGGTGTCCACCAACCCCTTCGACGAGGACGACGGCGAGCAAGCCGACGCCGGGGAGAATGTGGACCTCAGTCCGGAGTGGATCCAGGAGCTTCCCGAGGATCTGGACGTGTGCATCGCCCAGAGGGACTTTGAGGGCGCCGTGGACCTCCTGGACAAGCTCCACGAGTACCTGAAAGACCAGCCCGTCACGCAGAAAGTCAAAGAGCTGCGGAACAAGGTGGACGAGCGTGTGCGGCAGCTGACCGAGGTCCTGGTCTTTGAGTTGTCTCCCGATCGGTCCCTTCGAGGTGGACCCAAGGCCACCAGGAGGGCCGTGTCCCAGCTCATCAGGCTAG GCCAGTCCACCAAAGCCTGCGAGCTCTTCCTGAAGAACCGGGCGGTGGCGGTCCAGACGGCCATACGGCAGCTTCGCATCGAGGGGGCCACGCTGCTCTACATCCACAAGCTGTGCAACATCTTCTTCACCAGCCTGCTGGAGACCGCCAAGGAGTTTGAGATGGACTTCGCAGGGAACACGGGCTGCTACTCTGCCTTTGTGGTCTGGTCCAGGTCCGCCATGAGGATGTTCGTGGACGCCTTCAGCAAGCAG GTGTTTGACAGCAAGGAGAGCCTGTCCACGGCGGCCGAGTGCGTCAAGGTGGCCAAGGAGCACTGCCAGCAGCTGACGGAGATCGGCCTGGACCTGACCTTCACGCTGCAGTCGCTGCTGGTCAAAGACGTCACAGCGGCGCTCCTCGGCTACAAAGACATCATCGTGGAGGCCACCAAGCACCGCAACTCTGAGGAGATGTGGAGGAAGATGAACCTCATGACACCCGAGGCTCTGGCCAAGCTCAAG GACGAGATGCGCACCAGCGGCATGAGCACGTTCGACATGTACACGGGCGACGACTGCTGGGTGAACCTGAGCTACACGGTGGTGGCCTTCACCAAGCAGATGCTGAGCTTCCTGGAGGAGGGCCTGAGGCTCTACATCCCCGAGCTGCACATGGTGCTGCTGGAGAGCCTGCGCGAGATCATCCTGGTGGCCGTGCAGCACGTGGACTACAGCCTGCGCTGCGAGCAGGACCCCGAGAAGAAGGCCTTCATCGTGCTCAACGCCGCCTTCCTTCACGACACCGTGCTGCCCGAGGTGGAGCGCCGCTTCGAGGAGGGTGTGGGCAAGCCCGCCAAGCAGCTGCAGGACCTCAGGAAGAGCACCAGGCCCGTACGGATCAACCCGGAGAGCACCACGTCTCTGGTTTGA